A region from the Hylaeus volcanicus isolate JK05 chromosome 6, UHH_iyHylVolc1.0_haploid, whole genome shotgun sequence genome encodes:
- the LOC128878337 gene encoding fumarylacetoacetase gives MKSFVEYSRDCEFPIENLPYGVFSTASNPQKRIGVAVGDEILDLSVISHLFDGPLLKNNQDVFRRDCLNDFMALGRPAWVEARTRLQHLLAAVNNTLQEPDMRSKAFVLQSEATMHLPAKIGDYTDFYSSIHHATNVGIMFRDKENALMPNWKYLPVGYHGRASSVVVSGTPIRRPRGQTLPVEGAAPAFGPSRLMDFELEVAFFVGGPPTNVGDTVPASKANEHIFGMVTMNDWSARDIQKWEYVPLGPFGAKNFGTTISPWVVTMEALEPFKVPNMLQDPVPFPYLQHSESCNFDIKLEVDIKPPSGVVTTVCRSNYKYQYWTPQQQLAHHTVTGCNINPGDLMASGTISGESSDSFGSMLELSWKGTRAVQLKDGTSRKFLQDGDEVFIRGYCVGDGYRIGFGPCSGKLLPAFPQ, from the exons ATGAAGTCTTTCGTAGAATATTCTCGAGATTGCGAGTTTCCTATTGAAAATCTTCCCTATGGTGTCTTCTCAACTGCGAGTAAT CCGCAAAAGAGGATCGGAGTAGCAGTGGGCGATGAAATTTTAGATCTTTCCGTTATCTCTCACCTTTTCGACGGGCCACTGTTAAAAAACAATCAAGATGTCTTCCGTCGCGATTGTCTCAACGACTTCATGGCTTTGGGGAGACCCGCCTGGGTAGAAGCAAGAACCAGACTCCAACACTTGTTGGCAGCCGTTAATAACACGTTGCAGGAGCCAGATATGCGATCAAA AGCATTCGTGCTACAAAGCGAAGCAACGATGCACCTGCCAGCGAAAATCGGTGATTACActgatttttattcttctattcACCATGCCACAAATGTGGGGATCATGTTCCGCGACAAAGAAAATGCATTGATGCCCAATTG GAAATATTTACCCGTTGGTTACCATGGGAGAGCGAGCTCCGTTGTTGTTTCCGGCACACCGATAAGACGACCACGTGGTCAGACACTTCCGGTAGAAGGTGCAGCCCCGGCCTTTGGGCCTTCCAGACTAATGGATTTCGAGCTCGAAGTGGCTTTCTTTGTTGGAGGACCTCCAACAAATGTGGGCGACACCGTCCCAGCATCGAAAGCCAACGAACATATATTTGGAATGGTTACCATGAATGACTGGAGCg CGAGAGACATACAAAAATGGGAGTACGTCCCCTTGGGCCCATTTGGGGCAAAGAATTTTGGGACGACCATTTCCCCGTGGGTTGTTACCATGGAAGCCCTAGAACCATTCAAAGTGCCCAACATGCTCCAAGATCCAGTTCCATTTCCGTATTTGCAGCACAGCGAGTCCTGTAACTTTGACATCAAGTTGGAAGTCGATATTAAAC CTCCAAGCGGTGTCGTCACCACCGTTTGCCGCAGCAACTATAAATACCAGTACTGGACACCCCAGCAGCAATTAGCTCACCACACCGTAACCGGATGCAATATCAATCCAGGCGATTTAATGGCTTCGGGCACAATAAGCGGCGAG TCCTCTGACTCCTTTGGCTCCATGCTCGAGTTATCCTGGAAAGGTACTCGAGCCGTGCAGTTGAAAGATGGAACCAGCAGGAAGTTCCTCCAAGACGGCGACGAAGTTTTCATTCGCG GTTACTGTGTCGGCGATGGCTATAGAATTGGATTCGGGCCGTGCTCAGGGAAATTGTTACCCGCTTTTCCTCAATAA
- the LOC128878338 gene encoding fas apoptotic inhibitory molecule 1: MAAILLKSLHSLESLDEPTVKWTIPLNDGNHVIEFEHGTATGRRVVKVDGKELIHRDWMFHLVGDEAFTFNDNKFVIRVDPIPGLRYCYTLWVNGKSYTHFVKSQTKVLETWLANVGNEEYRIVLDKQTQNVWVNGEQIETQSDFTDEGAEILFSVAELPATIRSYSSGQKDIGIVHSLYINEVEIQKETLLKESEDS; this comes from the exons ATGGCTGCTATTCTGTTGAA GAGCTTGCACAGTTTGGAATCATTAGACGAGCCAACGGTAAAGTGGACCATTCCCCTAAACGACGGCAATCATGTGATAGAATTCGAACATGGAACAGCGACGGGACGTCGAGTGGTAAAGGTTGACGGGAAGGAATTGATTCACAGAGATTGGATGTTTCATCTCGTTGGCGACGAAGCTTTCACATTCAACGATAACAAATTCGTCATCAGAGTTGATCCAATTCCAG GTTTAAGGTACTGTTATACTTTGTGGGTAAACGGGAAGAGCTACACACATTTTGTCAAATCCCAGACGAAGGTTCTGGAGACCTGGTTGGCCAACGTTGGAAATGAAGAATACAGAATAGTGTTAG ATAAACAGACGCAAAACGTTTGGGTTAACGGCGAGCAGATCGAAACACAG aGCGATTTTACCGACGAAGGCGCGGAAATACTTTTCTCGGTAGCAGAGCTCCCAGCCACGATCAGGTCATACAGTTCGGGGCAAAAAGACATCGGAATAGTACATTCTTTGTACATCAACGAGGTAGAGATTCAGAAGGAGACGCTGCTAAAGGAATCCGAGGACTCGTGA
- the LOC128878534 gene encoding uncharacterized protein LOC128878534, with translation MSIRESILSIGSRMVQRLDDDIHFDVMTYEELQQMQDDILQKIWMMTLENDVYERYITRHDPQIMKTIIHLLERSKFARRLTAHLASKTSHMSFRESIMSIHDIGKHSITSATSMTSILSGSRLGTSSIFTMRTQSESAKITMAHRILMANKEVEEMRKKLEDFTEAVRKRKAHMRAEIEELQIRTSEVHEAKEEFEEEVVVKGVDPITGQIPAERVIRWLHEFQNAYITISNETSNVAILSIPADRASFSSNQV, from the exons atGTCGATACGGGAGAGTATATTGAGTATCGGGTCACGAATGGTTCAGAGATTGGATGACGACATACATTTCGATG TCATGACTTACGAAGAACTGCAACAGATGCAGGACGATATTTTGCAGAAGATATGGATGATGACTCTGGAGAACGACGTGTACGAGCGATATATCACGCGACACGATCCTCAAATTATGAAAA CCATAATACATCTGTTGGAGAGGTCGAAATTCGCACGAAGACTAACGGCGCATCTAGCATCGAAGACGTCGCACATGAGTTTTCGTGAAAGCATCATGAGCATCCACGACATTGGCAAACACAGCATTACCAGCGCGACCAGCATGACCAGCATCTTATCCGGAAGTCGACTAGGAACATCAAGCATCTTCACAATGAGAACTCAGAGTGAGAGTGCAAa AATAACTATGGCGCATCGTATACTGATGGCGAACAAAGAGGTCGAAGAGATGAGGAAGAAGCTGGAGGATTTTACGGAAGCAGTGAGGAAGAGAAAAGCGCATATGAGGGCTGAGATAGAGGAACTCCAGATCCGTACTAGCGAGGTGCACGAGGCGAAGGAAGAGTTCGAAGAGGAGGTCGTGGTCAAAGGCGTCGATCCCATCACTGGGCAAATTCCAGCGGAAAGAGTCATCAGGTGGTTGCACGAATTTCAAAATGCATATATCACGATTAGCAATGAGACTAGTAATGTGGCGATATTATCGATACCAGCTGATAGAGCATCATTTTCAAGTAATCAAGTCTAG
- the LOC128878535 gene encoding coiled-coil domain-containing protein 113-like: MFGFLMSGIPRDHKVVHQSPVFIKEWLRSANTIIERLRLKSATIKMQIKKAKQQLIQREELGEALHAVDFEQLNIQNKDYARMIEEKNRYVIEMKRIAGHYHLKLTQHKQKLSNLLLALNEVKKDITLKKEQIEELEAERANVEADVIRMDERLKNLLTFMNNHTVPDILDFVKLTVELKELQKTYKLLERRRNVEKIIYQTSKKQIRNVKLTSSSKMMKKLKLISNTIFPIAPYDRPSMVVSES, from the exons atgtttggtttTTTGATGTCAGGTATACCTCGTGATCACAAAGTTGTCCACCAGTCACCAGT ATTCATCAAGGAATGGCTGAGATCGGCTAACACGATAATAGAGAGACTGCGGTTAAAGAGCGCGACGATAAAGATGCAAATCAAAAAGGCTAAACAGCAGCTGATCCAGAGAGAGGAGCTCGGGGAGGCGCTTCACGCCGTTGACTTCGAACAATTGAACATCCAGAACAAGGATTACGCAAGGATGATCGAGGAGAAGAATCGCTACGTGATCGAGATGAAGAGGATCGCAG GGCACTACCATTTGAAACTGACGCAACACAAACAGAAACTTAGCAACCTGTTGCTCGCGTTGAACGAGGTGAAGAAAGATATTACACTGAAAAAGGAACAAATCGAGGAATTAGAGGCTGAACGCGCGAATGTGGAAGCCGACGTGATACGAATGGACGAACGATTGAAGAATCTGCTTACTTTCATGAACAACCATACG GTGCCCGATATCCTAGATTTCGTAAAATTGACGGTGGAACTGAAGGAACTACAGAAGACCTACAAACTCTTAGAGAGGCGCAGAAACgttgagaaaataatatatcaaacaTCCAAGAAGCAAATTCGGAATGTTAAACTTACTAGCAGTAGTAAGATGAT GAAAAAGCTGAAACTGATATCCAATACGATATTTCCGATTGCACCGTACGACAGACCTTCGATGGTTGTTAGCGAGAGCTGA